A window from Halomicrobium urmianum encodes these proteins:
- a CDS encoding IS5 family transposase: MSKISRFTSKVVQLAKNAVGGRGEVAAPEGGGGFAEYAVVSLHCLRVYLEKSYREALDLLSEMPQILGEIGLNAADLPDHSTLVKWFDRIKTALWRVLLRLSAQLHEPSGHAAIDATFFDRETASKHYCRRTNYRVQTLKTTALVDTESHAILDVHCTTEKRHDTQLGWQVARRNAGDLASLAADKGYDWMELREKLRDEGVRPLIKHREFRPIDHAHNARIDGPRYRQRSTCETVFSTIKRTLGDAVRARAWFREFREIVLKCVVHNIKRAVTP, encoded by the coding sequence ATGTCGAAAATTTCCCGCTTCACGAGCAAAGTCGTTCAGTTAGCTAAAAATGCTGTTGGTGGGCGAGGCGAAGTCGCCGCCCCCGAAGGGGGTGGCGGCTTCGCCGAGTATGCGGTAGTGTCGCTGCACTGTCTGCGGGTTTACCTGGAAAAATCCTACCGAGAAGCACTCGATTTGCTGAGTGAGATGCCACAAATACTCGGGGAGATCGGCCTCAACGCGGCCGATCTTCCCGACCACTCCACGCTAGTCAAGTGGTTTGACAGAATCAAGACAGCGCTCTGGCGAGTACTGCTGCGCCTCTCGGCGCAGCTGCACGAGCCAAGCGGTCACGCCGCCATCGACGCGACGTTCTTCGACCGCGAAACCGCCAGCAAACACTACTGCCGCCGGACGAATTACCGCGTCCAGACGCTCAAAACGACTGCGCTCGTCGACACAGAAAGCCACGCGATTCTGGACGTTCACTGTACGACCGAGAAACGCCACGACACACAGCTCGGCTGGCAGGTCGCCCGCCGCAACGCGGGCGACCTGGCCAGCCTCGCTGCAGACAAAGGCTACGACTGGATGGAATTACGCGAGAAACTCCGCGATGAGGGCGTGAGACCACTGATCAAACACCGCGAGTTCCGGCCCATCGATCACGCGCACAACGCGCGGATCGATGGGCCTCGCTACCGCCAACGATCGACGTGTGAAACCGTCTTCTCGACGATCAAGCGCACGCTCGGCGACGCCGTGCGTGCGCGAGCGTGGTTTCGGGAGTTCCGCGAAATCGTCCTGAAATGTGTCGTTCACAACATCAAGCGAGCCGTGACACCGTGA
- a CDS encoding RNA-guided endonuclease InsQ/TnpB family protein has protein sequence MEYRRTAVIKLDTPEGADDSLRETVEQFKHCANTASEWCWHGDDGYHVTSKAKAERALYDRLRDETDLTANLVQKGIRRAVEAVKSGVSRLERGENTSQPHFSADSAVYDKRSATFHRDHVSLSTVDGRVECDYILPDDSETPPTKYVSDEDFEFRMAHLQYRDGDWYLHASMRKVEADEDPPESESKHRTVLGVDLGVNNLAVASTGRFWSADEFNHWRREYEKRRGSLQQCGSRHAHENIESVGQKEYGRFEIHLHTVANELIEEAVENDCSHIVFEDLTHIRENIPEATWQHVWAFRRLYEYVEYKAKEHGIEAVQVDPRNTSKRCSTCGFTHDDNRNGESFECQQCGYENHADYNASKNIGLQYLCRRQNADDGGAPVDVRLNRGTLNVSGEYVPPASVEA, from the coding sequence GTGGAATACCGTCGTACCGCCGTCATCAAACTCGACACTCCCGAAGGAGCCGACGATTCGCTTCGAGAGACTGTCGAGCAGTTCAAACACTGCGCCAACACCGCGAGCGAATGGTGCTGGCACGGCGACGATGGCTACCACGTCACCTCGAAAGCCAAAGCCGAACGCGCCCTCTACGACCGACTCCGCGACGAAACCGACCTTACCGCGAATCTCGTCCAGAAAGGGATTCGCAGGGCGGTCGAAGCCGTCAAAAGCGGAGTCTCGCGTCTCGAACGCGGTGAGAACACGTCACAACCGCACTTTTCTGCCGATAGCGCGGTCTACGACAAGCGGAGTGCGACGTTCCACCGCGACCACGTTTCCCTCTCGACCGTGGATGGGCGCGTCGAGTGCGACTACATTCTCCCCGACGACTCGGAGACACCGCCAACCAAGTACGTCTCCGACGAGGATTTCGAGTTTCGGATGGCGCACTTACAATACCGAGACGGTGACTGGTATCTCCACGCCTCAATGCGGAAAGTCGAAGCAGACGAGGACCCGCCTGAATCCGAGTCCAAGCACAGAACAGTCCTTGGTGTGGATTTGGGCGTGAACAACCTCGCCGTTGCTTCGACGGGACGATTCTGGTCGGCAGACGAGTTCAACCATTGGCGACGAGAGTACGAGAAACGCCGTGGCTCGCTTCAGCAGTGTGGCTCTCGCCACGCCCACGAAAACATCGAGTCAGTCGGGCAGAAAGAGTACGGACGCTTCGAGATACACCTGCACACGGTGGCGAACGAACTTATCGAGGAGGCCGTCGAGAACGACTGTTCGCACATCGTGTTTGAGGACTTGACCCACATTCGGGAGAATATCCCCGAGGCGACGTGGCAACACGTCTGGGCGTTCCGACGCCTCTACGAGTACGTCGAATACAAAGCCAAAGAACACGGTATCGAAGCCGTACAAGTTGACCCGCGCAATACGTCGAAACGTTGTTCGACGTGTGGGTTTACCCACGACGATAACCGTAACGGAGAGTCGTTCGAGTGTCAGCAGTGCGGATATGAGAACCACGCCGACTACAACGCCTCAAAAAACATCGGTTTGCAGTATCTCTGTCGTCGGCAAAACGCAGACGATGGAGGCGCACCCGTAGATGTGCGCTTGAATCGCGGGACGCTGAACGTGAGCGGGGAGTACGTGCCCCCTGCCTCGGTTGAGGCATAG
- a CDS encoding DUF7504 family protein: MSQSASAIRESVSSGENVLVLAPEFGATESSICMDLLTLAPPSEEAVLEVTVTQLPGDRVRQWEEHADVPPAAATVINIGTSTRSASSGPTTEDPPGACEKPSIRTVSSPSNLTRLGIEITEAVDELTDTDAEQQLAVCFHSLTPLLQYVSQEDLFKFVHLVTERFTQAGAIAHFHMDPTVHDEQTIAMFRQLVDGVLERDGGEWQFRAR, encoded by the coding sequence ATGAGTCAGAGTGCATCCGCGATCAGAGAGTCGGTCTCCTCTGGTGAGAACGTGCTCGTACTCGCACCCGAGTTCGGTGCCACGGAGTCGTCGATCTGTATGGACCTGCTGACGCTCGCACCGCCGAGCGAAGAGGCGGTCCTCGAGGTAACGGTCACGCAGTTGCCCGGAGATCGAGTTCGACAGTGGGAAGAGCACGCCGACGTGCCGCCCGCGGCAGCGACGGTGATCAACATCGGTACGTCTACGCGGTCGGCCTCGTCCGGCCCGACGACGGAGGATCCCCCAGGTGCGTGTGAAAAACCCTCGATCAGGACCGTGTCGTCGCCGTCTAACCTCACCAGACTCGGCATCGAAATCACGGAGGCGGTCGACGAATTAACCGACACGGACGCCGAGCAGCAACTCGCCGTCTGTTTCCACTCGCTGACACCCCTGCTCCAGTACGTCTCCCAGGAAGACCTCTTCAAGTTCGTCCATCTCGTTACCGAGCGATTCACGCAGGCTGGAGCGATCGCGCACTTCCACATGGACCCGACGGTCCACGACGAGCAAACAATCGCGATGTTCCGCCAGCTCGTAGACGGCGTCCTCGAGCGCGACGGTGGCGAGTGGCAGTTCAGGGCCCGGTGA
- a CDS encoding ABC transporter permease — MLEASVLERFAIAIASTLLALLIGSVIVTATGYDAVTFVSALVYGAVGSSSNVAFTLRQSTMLILTGVAVAVAFRAGVFNIGVQGQFVVGGFATAVTILFLAPVLPGGAVGGVVLMVLGTIAAIVAGGAYAALPGLMKAYAGANEVITTIMLNFIASGVVYFLIDAYLSPEGTSAPNTESFPESVALPGIVFNSGSFSVIGLGVALLAAVVVFVFLNRTSFGYDLVTSGHQESAAAYSGVDADRMIVSTMTISGMVAGLAGAVFAIMILGYYSDPATFPTFGFDAIAVSLLAANNPLAVVPAALLFGGLDAGGQYIGFTLNVPAELVDGVVGLIVLFVAAPELFRMSAKRLGLGGDAE, encoded by the coding sequence ATGCTCGAGGCGAGCGTCCTGGAGCGGTTCGCTATCGCCATCGCGTCGACGCTGCTCGCCTTGCTGATCGGCTCGGTGATCGTCACCGCGACCGGCTACGACGCCGTCACGTTCGTCTCGGCGCTGGTGTACGGCGCGGTGGGCAGTAGCTCGAACGTCGCGTTTACGCTCCGACAGTCGACGATGCTCATCCTCACGGGCGTGGCCGTCGCTGTCGCCTTCCGCGCCGGCGTGTTCAACATCGGGGTCCAGGGCCAGTTCGTCGTCGGCGGCTTCGCGACTGCGGTGACGATCCTCTTTCTGGCGCCGGTCCTCCCGGGCGGCGCCGTCGGCGGCGTCGTCCTCATGGTCCTCGGAACCATCGCGGCGATCGTCGCCGGCGGCGCGTACGCCGCGCTGCCGGGACTCATGAAGGCGTACGCGGGCGCGAACGAGGTGATCACGACCATCATGCTGAACTTCATCGCCTCCGGCGTCGTCTACTTCCTCATCGACGCCTACCTCAGCCCGGAGGGGACCTCCGCGCCGAACACCGAGTCCTTCCCCGAATCCGTGGCTCTCCCGGGAATCGTCTTCAACAGTGGTTCGTTCTCGGTCATCGGCCTCGGTGTCGCACTCCTGGCGGCGGTCGTCGTCTTCGTCTTCTTGAACCGGACGAGCTTCGGGTACGACCTCGTGACCAGCGGTCACCAGGAATCCGCGGCCGCATACTCCGGCGTCGACGCCGATCGGATGATCGTCTCGACGATGACGATCTCCGGGATGGTCGCCGGCCTGGCCGGCGCCGTCTTCGCTATCATGATCCTCGGGTACTACAGCGATCCCGCGACGTTCCCGACGTTCGGTTTCGACGCAATCGCCGTGAGTCTGCTCGCGGCGAACAACCCGCTCGCCGTCGTTCCCGCGGCGCTGCTGTTCGGCGGTCTCGACGCCGGCGGCCAGTACATCGGCTTCACGCTCAACGTCCCGGCCGAACTCGTCGACGGCGTCGTCGGGCTCATCGTCCTGTTCGTCGCGGCACCGGAGCTGTTCCGGATGAGCGCCAAGCGACTCGGTCTGGGAGGTGACGCCGAATGA
- a CDS encoding ABC transporter ATP-binding protein, with the protein MSDTTAPAVELDGITKRFGDVVANDGVDLTVDSGTVHALVGENGAGKTTLMSILYGLYDSDGGTIRIDGEPQQFDSPRDAIDAGVGMIHQHFQLIDTMTVVQNVILGHEPTDAGLVDEDDARDRIREVCDTYGFDVDQYLDAPVEELGVGVQQHVEIVKSLYRGADVLILDEPTAVLTPQEVEELYDVMEELTEDGRSLIFITHKLEEAMTAADRITVLRDGKSVGTVDADETTEQELARMMVGRDVLFDTEERTTEPGDVILETQDLRVRDDRDIEQVSGVDLTVRSGEVLGIAGVDGNGQAELVEAITGLRSAESGTVTFQGEDFQDMSRRERIESGIAYIPEDRQEEGLVQDYNLVRNALLGNQTIEPYVEGGFIDWSTVREHAADVIEAYDVQPPNPDADAASLSGGNQQKFVVGRELERDPDLVVASHPTRGVDIGSIEFIHNRLVDMRDAGLGVLLVSSKLDEIQKLSDRLAVMYEGEFVDVVDPDDVTESEIGLMMAGRGASESDAEEEEVQP; encoded by the coding sequence ATGAGCGACACAACGGCACCCGCGGTCGAACTCGACGGCATCACCAAGCGGTTCGGTGACGTCGTCGCCAACGACGGCGTGGACCTCACGGTCGACAGCGGGACGGTCCACGCGCTCGTCGGCGAGAACGGCGCGGGCAAGACGACGTTGATGAGTATCCTCTACGGCCTCTACGATTCCGACGGCGGGACGATCCGGATCGACGGCGAGCCCCAGCAGTTCGACTCTCCTCGGGACGCCATCGACGCCGGTGTCGGGATGATACATCAGCACTTCCAGCTGATCGACACGATGACCGTCGTCCAGAACGTCATCCTGGGCCACGAACCGACCGACGCCGGGCTCGTCGACGAGGACGACGCCCGCGATCGCATCCGCGAGGTCTGTGACACCTACGGGTTCGACGTCGATCAGTACCTCGACGCGCCCGTCGAGGAACTCGGCGTCGGCGTCCAGCAACACGTCGAGATCGTCAAGAGCCTCTACCGCGGGGCCGACGTGCTGATCCTCGACGAGCCGACCGCCGTGCTCACTCCCCAGGAGGTCGAGGAGCTATACGATGTGATGGAGGAACTGACCGAAGACGGTCGATCACTTATCTTCATCACCCACAAGCTCGAGGAGGCGATGACGGCCGCCGACAGAATCACAGTCCTGCGCGACGGGAAGTCCGTCGGTACCGTCGACGCCGACGAGACCACCGAGCAGGAACTCGCCCGCATGATGGTCGGACGTGACGTCCTGTTCGACACCGAGGAGCGCACGACCGAGCCCGGCGACGTGATCCTCGAGACGCAGGACCTGCGCGTCCGCGACGACCGCGACATCGAACAGGTCAGCGGCGTCGATCTCACCGTCCGATCGGGTGAAGTGCTCGGTATCGCCGGCGTCGACGGGAACGGTCAGGCCGAACTCGTCGAGGCGATCACCGGTCTCAGGTCTGCCGAGTCCGGGACGGTCACGTTCCAGGGCGAGGACTTCCAGGATATGAGTCGGCGCGAGCGCATCGAGTCGGGTATCGCCTACATCCCGGAGGACCGCCAGGAAGAAGGCCTCGTTCAGGACTACAACCTCGTCCGTAACGCCCTCCTCGGGAACCAGACTATCGAGCCGTACGTCGAGGGCGGGTTCATCGACTGGAGCACCGTGCGCGAGCACGCCGCGGACGTCATCGAGGCGTACGACGTTCAACCGCCAAATCCGGACGCCGACGCGGCGTCACTGTCCGGTGGTAACCAGCAGAAGTTCGTCGTCGGGCGCGAACTGGAACGCGATCCAGACCTCGTCGTCGCCTCGCACCCGACCCGTGGAGTCGACATCGGTTCGATCGAGTTCATCCACAACCGCCTGGTCGACATGCGCGACGCCGGCTTGGGCGTCCTGCTGGTCTCCTCGAAGCTCGACGAGATCCAGAAGCTCTCGGACCGCCTGGCCGTGATGTACGAGGGCGAGTTCGTCGACGTCGTCGATCCCGACGACGTGACGGAGTCCGAGATCGGCCTCATGATGGCCGGCCGCGGAGCGTCCGAGTCCGACGCAGAGGAAGAGGAGGTCCAGCCGTGA
- a CDS encoding MSCRAMM family adhesin SdrC, with amino-acid sequence MDLSRRQILGAGIAFAGGGVSFVFVGDDASDPEDANDTGSDGGAKAPPTETTAGGSAATVTEIAPEEATETVTEPPPTESDTDAETPSRTETDTPPADDGDHGSSAPEDDDNADAGGGGGGDETDTSDEGATPTSTPRDTDTPTATEPPAGTDTPTATEPPAGTDTPTDTPPSTDTDTPTVTETATATEPPTDTETTETETATPSPEPTETSGDQTCSISDYEQTPSGV; translated from the coding sequence ATGGACCTATCGCGACGACAGATCCTCGGGGCGGGGATCGCGTTCGCTGGTGGAGGTGTTAGCTTCGTCTTCGTCGGCGATGACGCGAGCGATCCCGAGGACGCGAACGACACGGGTAGTGATGGCGGGGCGAAGGCCCCGCCGACGGAGACGACAGCCGGCGGCTCGGCGGCAACCGTGACCGAGATCGCTCCCGAGGAAGCGACAGAGACGGTCACAGAGCCGCCCCCGACGGAGAGCGATACTGACGCGGAGACGCCGTCTCGGACGGAAACCGACACGCCGCCTGCCGACGACGGCGACCACGGATCGTCGGCTCCCGAAGACGACGACAACGCTGATGCAGGCGGTGGAGGCGGAGGTGACGAAACGGACACGTCGGACGAGGGGGCCACCCCGACGTCGACGCCGAGAGACACCGACACGCCGACGGCCACTGAACCACCAGCCGGTACCGACACGCCGACGGCCACTGAACCACCAGCCGGTACCGACACGCCGACGGACACACCGCCGTCGACTGACACGGACACACCGACAGTGACCGAAACGGCAACGGCTACCGAACCGCCGACCGATACCGAGACGACGGAGACGGAGACGGCCACGCCGTCGCCGGAGCCGACGGAGACGTCGGGTGATCAGACGTGTAGCATATCCGATTACGAACAGACGCCGTCCGGGGTTTAG
- a CDS encoding MarR family transcriptional regulator, whose product MSNSTDHPAVPDSIGQRQVVDGAEETLQAGANAEDCYPDPEELTPKQRETMRAIREHPNATQRELADRLDVTSPTISVRVNNIDGFDWENRQAFAEAVLGGPQSTSDGERGVGAATDAADDVDDIVQQLESISETCDRLVSDTSESVDIDPELRHKVTHACMEANYITEDEERRLLEMMINA is encoded by the coding sequence ATGAGTAATTCAACAGATCATCCGGCAGTACCGGACTCGATCGGACAGCGACAGGTCGTGGACGGGGCAGAGGAGACGCTACAGGCTGGGGCTAACGCGGAAGACTGCTATCCAGATCCGGAGGAGTTGACGCCGAAGCAACGGGAAACGATGCGCGCGATCAGGGAACACCCGAATGCGACCCAGCGGGAACTGGCTGACCGCCTCGACGTCACCAGTCCGACGATAAGCGTCCGAGTGAACAACATCGACGGTTTCGACTGGGAGAATCGCCAGGCGTTCGCCGAGGCTGTCCTGGGTGGTCCTCAATCAACCAGTGATGGGGAACGCGGCGTCGGAGCGGCCACTGACGCGGCTGACGACGTCGACGACATCGTTCAGCAACTGGAGTCGATCAGCGAGACGTGTGATCGACTGGTCTCTGACACGTCGGAATCCGTCGACATCGATCCCGAGCTCAGACACAAAGTCACGCACGCCTGCATGGAAGCCAACTACATCACCGAAGACGAGGAGCGACGGCTGCTAGAGATGATGATCAATGCCTGA
- a CDS encoding MarR family transcriptional regulator has product MTAIANQVSGASTELVEEVLAEYGDPDSEPMGAENGSKANDQSGGGSSTAELADNDGGTTPYATPGERTTTADSESIETSASSSRARSTVSGETESDSSSDTAHLRSQLSQEQLETLRVIQRRPEATQVEIAAELGVSRATVSNRVNDVEGFDWQNRNELVDVVIEDSTSDNAGGCTPIEDDDIVDEDQPSPTYVADESDDIAAQIDRIGARLDEIENVIENDSSGATEEPTLVIEDPDLIYSVVRAIIGDGELTEAEERQFLLAVL; this is encoded by the coding sequence ATGACAGCTATCGCCAACCAGGTCAGCGGTGCCTCGACGGAACTCGTCGAGGAAGTCCTGGCCGAATACGGTGATCCTGACAGCGAACCAATGGGTGCTGAAAATGGTTCGAAGGCAAATGATCAATCGGGCGGGGGATCATCGACTGCCGAATTAGCCGACAATGACGGAGGAACGACACCGTATGCAACTCCCGGTGAGAGAACGACAACCGCCGACTCCGAGAGCATAGAGACGTCGGCGAGCAGTAGCCGTGCCAGGTCCACGGTCAGTGGCGAGACAGAATCAGACAGTTCGTCGGACACCGCTCATCTACGATCGCAACTGTCCCAAGAGCAGCTCGAAACGTTACGGGTCATCCAGAGGCGGCCCGAGGCGACACAGGTCGAGATCGCAGCCGAACTCGGTGTCTCCCGAGCGACCGTGAGCAACCGGGTCAACGACGTCGAGGGTTTTGACTGGCAGAACCGGAACGAACTCGTCGACGTCGTCATCGAAGACAGCACGAGCGACAACGCAGGTGGTTGCACCCCGATCGAAGACGACGATATCGTGGACGAAGATCAGCCAAGTCCTACCTACGTAGCGGATGAGAGCGACGATATCGCGGCACAGATCGACAGAATCGGCGCCCGGCTTGATGAGATCGAGAATGTCATCGAGAATGATTCCTCAGGTGCGACGGAGGAACCGACGCTCGTGATCGAAGACCCGGATCTGATATACAGCGTCGTGCGGGCGATTATCGGAGACGGTGAACTCACCGAAGCAGAGGAACGCCAGTTCCTCTTGGCAGTACTATAG
- a CDS encoding BMP family lipoprotein encodes MSSDSDQTTKSGREYARKLTASDIDRRTVLRSGAGVALGGLFAGCSGDGGSGDTPTETDETEGGGDGETTDESTTETTTSGGDSGEATNIAIISSPAGFGDQAFNDLAWQGLQSAAEEHNIELQQVEETNQANYGTVQSRLAESSNPDYDLIVMVGYQHTQALQENAQQYSDQRWMLINDHIDQDNVAGYIWANHEMSFQAGVLAGTMTTREFSHEGNSLNPDNATVGFVGGVDGALINAFERAYVAGAEWVNEDVNVQVGYIGNYNDTQTASNIASSQYDAGADIVYHAAAAAGRGVFQAAQDASRFAIGVDADQSVTLPDYQDVIMGSAIKRINEGTRMVASAVAQDNWSEVNGRNVLGLEEDAVAMVLGDTVGDQLPDVVQENLDEAKQGIVDGDISVPCSASGCNN; translated from the coding sequence ATGAGCTCCGATTCAGACCAGACTACCAAATCTGGCCGAGAGTACGCTCGCAAGCTGACGGCGAGCGACATCGACAGGCGTACCGTGCTTCGATCAGGTGCTGGCGTCGCTCTGGGCGGACTATTCGCCGGCTGTTCGGGGGACGGGGGTTCCGGAGACACTCCCACTGAAACGGACGAGACAGAGGGCGGCGGCGACGGTGAGACGACCGACGAGTCGACCACGGAAACCACGACGTCGGGCGGGGACTCGGGAGAGGCGACGAACATCGCGATCATCTCCAGTCCGGCGGGCTTCGGTGACCAGGCGTTCAACGACCTCGCGTGGCAGGGACTCCAGTCCGCCGCAGAGGAACACAACATCGAACTCCAGCAGGTCGAGGAGACGAACCAGGCCAACTACGGGACCGTTCAGTCGCGGCTGGCCGAGAGCTCCAATCCCGATTACGACCTGATCGTGATGGTCGGTTACCAGCACACGCAGGCTCTGCAGGAGAACGCCCAGCAGTACTCGGACCAGCGATGGATGCTGATCAACGACCACATCGATCAGGACAACGTGGCGGGCTACATCTGGGCCAACCACGAGATGTCGTTCCAGGCGGGCGTGCTCGCCGGCACGATGACGACCCGCGAGTTCTCTCACGAGGGTAACTCGCTCAATCCCGACAACGCCACGGTCGGCTTCGTCGGTGGCGTCGACGGTGCACTCATCAACGCCTTCGAGCGCGCGTACGTCGCGGGCGCTGAGTGGGTCAACGAGGATGTCAACGTCCAGGTCGGCTACATCGGGAACTACAACGACACGCAAACGGCGTCGAACATCGCCTCCTCGCAGTACGACGCCGGCGCGGACATCGTCTATCACGCGGCCGCGGCCGCGGGACGTGGCGTCTTCCAGGCTGCCCAGGACGCCAGCCGGTTCGCAATCGGCGTCGACGCCGATCAGTCCGTGACGCTGCCGGACTACCAGGACGTCATCATGGGCTCGGCGATCAAGCGGATCAACGAGGGCACCCGGATGGTGGCGTCCGCGGTCGCTCAGGACAACTGGAGCGAGGTCAACGGCCGGAACGTCCTCGGGCTCGAAGAGGACGCCGTCGCTATGGTGCTCGGCGATACCGTCGGCGATCAGCTGCCCGACGTGGTTCAGGAGAACCTGGACGAGGCGAAGCAGGGAATCGTCGACGGCGACATCTCGGTCCCCTGTAGCGCGAGTGGCTGCAACAACTGA
- a CDS encoding ABC transporter permease — protein MSVADYAAENRLTVSGALVVLLVVAVGVALDLPGSRLLTVGMIQRSFQAAMPIALAAIGGLYAEKSGVFNIGLEGFMIFGALTAAAAAWLISGDAPISQMDLWLAILVAVLFTAVLTVAFAVLTIRYKADQIVAGLAVWFIGLGFGPFGATVLWGGVSSPTLKNVNNVVIPGLVELPVVGRLLFDASPLVMLTVVLTVLAWIVLYRTRYGYWIQAAGENPEALDTAGVNVNRVRYATVIFSGAMAGLAGAVLSVGLSSGFTGTGVTMVNGRGWIAIVAYLFGNYNPIGTFFASLLFGAMDMLQIQLQTIGIALPGSITGLFPYLAVLVVLTLFGYTRVPAAVGEPYETEEE, from the coding sequence ATGAGCGTCGCCGACTACGCCGCCGAGAACCGACTCACCGTCAGCGGCGCGCTGGTCGTCCTGCTGGTCGTGGCCGTCGGCGTCGCCCTGGACCTTCCCGGGTCCCGACTGCTGACCGTCGGCATGATCCAGCGGTCATTCCAGGCGGCGATGCCGATCGCGCTCGCAGCCATCGGCGGGTTGTACGCCGAGAAGAGCGGGGTCTTCAACATCGGCCTCGAGGGGTTCATGATCTTCGGCGCGCTGACCGCGGCCGCAGCGGCGTGGCTGATCTCGGGCGACGCGCCGATCTCGCAGATGGACCTGTGGCTCGCCATCCTCGTCGCCGTGCTGTTCACCGCCGTGCTGACGGTGGCGTTCGCGGTCCTGACGATTCGGTACAAGGCCGACCAGATCGTCGCGGGCCTCGCCGTGTGGTTCATCGGCCTCGGCTTCGGTCCGTTCGGCGCCACAGTCCTCTGGGGCGGGGTCTCCAGCCCCACGCTCAAGAACGTGAACAACGTCGTCATTCCGGGACTCGTCGAGCTGCCGGTCGTCGGCCGGTTGCTGTTCGACGCCTCGCCGCTCGTCATGCTCACCGTCGTCCTGACGGTGCTGGCCTGGATCGTCCTCTACCGGACCCGGTACGGGTACTGGATCCAGGCGGCCGGCGAGAACCCGGAGGCGCTGGACACGGCGGGCGTCAACGTCAACCGCGTCCGCTACGCCACGGTGATCTTCTCCGGTGCGATGGCCGGACTGGCGGGTGCCGTGCTCTCGGTTGGCCTCAGCAGTGGGTTCACCGGGACCGGCGTGACGATGGTCAACGGCCGCGGGTGGATCGCCATCGTCGCCTACCTGTTCGGCAACTACAACCCGATCGGGACCTTCTTCGCCTCGCTGCTGTTCGGCGCGATGGACATGCTCCAGATCCAGTTACAGACGATCGGTATCGCCTTACCGGGGAGCATTACCGGCCTGTTCCCCTACCTCGCCGTGCTCGTCGTCCTGACGCTGTTCGGGTACACGCGGGTGCCCGCAGCGGTCGGCGAGCCCTACGAAACCGAGGAGGAGTGA